A region from the Myripristis murdjan chromosome 23, fMyrMur1.1, whole genome shotgun sequence genome encodes:
- the fam180a gene encoding protein FAM180A, with amino-acid sequence MMSNMMQWWAPVTVLYLSVYLAAPQYCRKALYPSAHRIKRGTHSLINPTFQRSVDDVILLFEILLAGLQIEGEEQAMQLPDDELASLRSVEKLEVICEDVLPKRLSDIRRLTAELAHRKQSLSRQDFERTVLTMVYAAQTLAHTSHQLQRDVWADALLQLFRAIQKDLAPP; translated from the exons ATGATGAGCAACATGATGCAGTGGTGGGCTCCAGTTACTGtcctctacctgtctgtctacctggcAGCCCCTCAGTACTGCAGGAAAG CTCTGTATCCCTCAGCCCATAGGATAAAGCGTGGGACACACTCCCTGATCAACCCCACATTCCAGCGCTCAGTGGACGATGTGATCCTGCTTTTTGAG ATCCTGCTGGCAGGACTGCAGATAGAGGGTGAGGAACAAGCCATGCAGCTCCCAGATGACGAGCTGGCCTCCCTGAGGAGTGTGGAGAAGCTGGAGGTCATCTGCGAGGACGTCCTACCCAAGAGGCTGTCTGACATCCGGCGTCTGACGGCCGAGCTCGCCCACCGCAAACAGTCCCTCAGCAGGCAGGACTTTGAGAGGACAGTGCTGACCATGGTCTATGCCGCGCAGACACTGGCTCATACCAGCCACCAGCTGCAGAGAGACGTGTGGGCGGACGCCCTGCTCCAACTTTTCAGAGCCATCCAAAAGGACCTGGCGCCCCCTTGA